One segment of Sandaracinaceae bacterium DNA contains the following:
- a CDS encoding class I SAM-dependent methyltransferase: MGACGGPSTGTVTTPLDQTDGRSARTAIEAAISGNHRSPDSRSRDAHRHPLETLMFFGLEPGMTVVEMGPGGGWYTEILAPVLQEEGRLIAAAPPGDTEYGVRFDTFLATNPELYGRIERLSFNPPDSVSLGPDGSADMVVTFRSTHGWINRGFAQAVYQAMFAVLKPGGVLGVEQHRGPEGISAESGYVPEATVIEIAQAAGFVLEARSEINANPADDHDHPEGVWSLPPTLRGATDENRAEYEAIGESDRMMLRFRKPAMP, from the coding sequence CTGGGCGCGTGCGGCGGCCCCAGCACCGGCACGGTCACCACGCCGCTCGACCAAACCGATGGCCGCTCGGCGCGCACGGCGATCGAGGCCGCCATCTCGGGCAACCACCGCTCGCCGGACAGCCGCTCGCGTGACGCCCACCGGCACCCGCTCGAGACGCTCATGTTCTTCGGCCTCGAGCCCGGCATGACCGTGGTGGAGATGGGGCCCGGCGGCGGCTGGTACACCGAGATCCTCGCGCCCGTGCTTCAGGAGGAGGGACGCCTCATCGCGGCGGCCCCGCCGGGCGACACCGAGTACGGTGTGCGCTTCGACACCTTCCTGGCCACCAACCCCGAGCTGTACGGCCGCATCGAGCGACTCTCGTTCAACCCGCCGGACTCGGTGTCCCTCGGGCCCGATGGCTCGGCGGACATGGTGGTCACGTTCCGCAGCACGCACGGCTGGATCAACCGCGGCTTCGCGCAGGCGGTCTATCAGGCCATGTTCGCGGTCCTGAAGCCCGGCGGCGTGTTGGGGGTGGAGCAGCACCGTGGGCCCGAGGGCATCAGCGCCGAGAGCGGCTATGTGCCCGAGGCCACCGTCATCGAAATCGCACAGGCCGCTGGCTTCGTGCTGGAAGCGCGCAGCGAGATCAACGCCAACCCCGCGGACGACCACGACCACCCGGAGGGCGTGTGGAGCTTGCCGCCCACGCTGCGTGGCGCCACCGACGAGAACCGCGCGGAGTACGAGGCCATCGGCGAGTCCGACCGCATGATGCTTCGTTTCCGCAAGCCCGCCATGCCGTGA
- the elyC gene encoding envelope biogenesis factor ElyC translates to MLAFQLKKLLGMLLMPIPLVLVALGVGLLLLRRRPRTGKGVIAGATLFLLLTSWNPVADSLLAPFEDDFPIFDVRQPVAVVVVLGGCHVTDDSLPPAAQLCATSLHRLTEGVRILDANPEARLFVSGFAGVDRRAHADVLREVAIALGVEATRIEAFPEPRDTAEEAAAMAPALRGLPFALVSEASHLPRAVDAFEAAGLHPLPAPAVRVSRDESTLRVEASAAQKSERALYEGVGRLWQWLRD, encoded by the coding sequence ATGCTCGCCTTCCAACTGAAGAAGCTGCTGGGCATGCTGCTCATGCCCATCCCGCTGGTGCTCGTGGCGCTGGGCGTGGGGCTCTTGCTGCTGCGGCGTCGGCCGCGCACGGGGAAGGGCGTCATCGCGGGGGCCACGCTGTTCTTGCTGCTGACCAGCTGGAACCCCGTGGCGGATAGCTTGCTCGCGCCCTTCGAGGACGACTTTCCCATCTTTGACGTGCGGCAACCCGTGGCGGTGGTCGTGGTGCTGGGTGGCTGTCACGTGACGGACGACTCCCTGCCGCCCGCCGCGCAGCTGTGCGCCACGTCGCTGCACCGGCTCACGGAGGGCGTGCGCATCCTGGACGCCAACCCCGAGGCCAGGCTGTTCGTGTCGGGCTTCGCTGGCGTCGACCGTCGCGCGCACGCCGACGTGCTGCGCGAGGTGGCCATCGCGTTGGGAGTGGAGGCGACCCGCATCGAAGCCTTTCCCGAGCCCCGCGACACGGCGGAGGAGGCCGCGGCCATGGCGCCCGCGCTGCGTGGCTTGCCTTTCGCGCTCGTCAGCGAGGCCTCGCATCTTCCGCGCGCGGTCGATGCCTTCGAGGCGGCGGGGCTTCACCCGCTGCCGGCGCCGGCGGTACGCGTGAGCCGCGACGAGTCCACGCTGCGCGTCGAGGCGAGCGCGGCTCAGAAGAGCGAGCGCGCGCTGTACGAAGGGGTGGGGCGGCTCTGGCAGTGGCTGCGAGACTGA
- a CDS encoding TetR/AcrR family transcriptional regulator, whose amino-acid sequence MSAHPPRAAHDAAPIARRPKGRSERVQRQVFDAALTILARDGRVGLTMEAIAHEAGVHKTTLYRRWGSVEPLVREACADYDDTAMQAPDTGSFAGDVRALAHQFGHYLAQPISQAIVRMVVSDAPHDDELRTWAAEFWLTRSGPFDAVVERAVVRGELPASASAIDLAEPLIGPLILRALVTGFDLSDTAFLDRLAALVTRGLTA is encoded by the coding sequence ATGTCGGCTCACCCCCCGCGCGCGGCGCACGACGCCGCTCCCATCGCTCGCCGCCCCAAGGGCCGCAGCGAGCGCGTGCAGCGTCAGGTGTTCGACGCCGCGCTCACCATTCTGGCGCGCGATGGCCGCGTGGGGCTGACCATGGAGGCCATCGCGCACGAGGCGGGCGTGCACAAGACCACGCTATACCGTCGCTGGGGCAGCGTGGAGCCGCTGGTGCGTGAGGCCTGCGCCGACTACGACGACACCGCCATGCAGGCGCCCGACACGGGCTCGTTCGCGGGTGACGTGCGCGCGCTGGCCCATCAGTTCGGGCACTACCTGGCGCAGCCCATCTCGCAGGCCATCGTGCGCATGGTCGTGTCGGACGCGCCGCACGACGACGAGCTGCGCACCTGGGCCGCCGAGTTCTGGCTCACGCGCAGCGGGCCGTTCGACGCCGTGGTGGAGCGCGCTGTGGTGCGCGGTGAGCTGCCCGCCAGCGCCAGCGCCATCGACCTGGCCGAGCCGCTGATTGGCCCGCTCATCCTGCGCGCGCTCGTGACGGGCTTCGACCTCAGCGACACCGCCTTCCTGGACCGCCTGGCCGCGCTGGTGACGCGTGGCCTCACCGCCTGA